CCATATAAGGCTTTTAGCACACTAATAGGTTCGGCTGTTTTTGATAATAATTATATTGAAAATCATAATTTTGTTTATGAACAACTACAAATTGCCAGCGGTCCATTAAAAGGTAATTTATGCACAAAAAAGATTTTTGAACAATTAAGAAAAGCTTCTCCTGAGACTCTTGTTATTGGACATATGATGATTGAAAAAGATATTGATACTGCTATTTTAAATAAAAATACTGTTATTGTCAGTGATGGAATTTTAACTGAATCAGGTGAAGGACACCCTAGAGCAGCTGGGACTTTTCCAAAGTTTCTAAAAGAGTATGTAAAAGATAAAAAATTACTATCTATAGAAGAAGCTATTGAAAAAATAACATTTTCTCCAGCTAAAATACTTGGAATAAATAAAGGTTCTTTAGAAATCGGAGCTGACGCCGATATTACAATTTTTTCTTTAGACGAAATTGAAGATCAAGCAACTTTTGAAAATACAACTTTACCTCCAAAAGGGATAAAATATGTTATTATCAATGGTAAACTTGCTTTAATTGATAATGATGTTGTAAATTTTAACTCTGGAAAATCTATACGAAAATTTTTATAAAAAAATATAAAAAAGAGGAAAATTAATTTTCCTCTTTTTTAATATCATTAAAATTATTTAAATTTTTCTAAATAATCATATGCTACTTGTGCTAAAGCTTTAGAACTAATCTCTAAATGTTTATCATCCCATTTTAAACGTGGATGATGTAAAAGGGTCTCAATATCCTCCTGATTTTCCTTTGTTCCTATAAAGAAAAAATTACTTGGAACTCTATTTGATATATAAGAAAAATCTTCTGAACCCATAAGTGGCTCAGTCATTAAAATTACATTATCCTCTCCTACTACATTAGCCAATGATAATTTGGTAGAAGTAAATAAATTAGAGTCATTTTTTAATGTCGGATACATTCTTTCAATTATGAAATTATAGCTTGCTCCATAGGCATTGCAAAGTCCTTCTAAAATACTATCCATCTTATTTAAAATATCTGTTGTTAAATTTTCATCAAAAGTTCTAATTGTCCCTTTAATAGTCAACTTATCAGGAATTACATTTCCTGCTTCTCCAGCTTTAATGCTGCAACAAGATAAAACTGCTGGTTGCATTGCTGAAATATTTCTACTTATAATATTTTGAAAATTTATAATTGCTTGACATCCTATTATAATAGGATCCACTGTTTTTTCTGGAGTAGAACCATGACCTCCAACCCCATTAATCTCTATATCAAATCCTGTTGGATGAGCCATTAAATTACCGTCTTTAAATAATATCTTTCCTGCTAGATAATTAGGCCATAGATGACATGCATATGCTGCATCAACTTTAGGATCTTCTAATATTCCTTCATCAATCATAGGTTTTGCTCCACCTGGCCCCTCTTCAGCCGGTTGAAAAACTAATTTAATATTTCCTGATATATTTTCCTTAAGTTCATTTAGAATCATCGCAGCTCCTAATAAGCCTGCCACATGTCCATCATGACCACATGCATGCATGACACCAGGAACTAAAGATTTGTATTCACATTCTGTCTCTTCATTAATTGGAAGAGCATCCATATCAGCTCTTAATAAAACTGTTTTACCTGGTTTCCCTCCTTTAATTAATGCTACAACTCCTGTTTTAGCAATTTCACTTTTGTATGGAATTCCCAATATATCAAGCTCTCTTTTTATCAATTGAGCTGTTTTAAATTCTTGAAATCCAAGTTCTGGATATTGGTGTAATTCTCTTCTTATAGCTCTTATTTTTTCTAAATTTTTTTTAGCAAGAGCATCTATTTTATGTATCATTTTTACCTCCAAATACTATTTTATATTCCTAAAGATAATTCGAACATTATAAATGTAACTAAAAGGGATATGCTAGCCAATAAAGTAGTAATAGCATAAGGAATCATATTTGCAACAAGAGTTCCTATTCCAAAATTTTTATCGTATTTTTTACAAACTGCCAAAATTAAAGGTAAATATGGAAATAATGGAGATATCATATTTGTAGAAGAATCTCCGATTCTATAAGCTATCTGCGTTAAAGATGGGTCATAATCTAATAACATAAACATCGGAATAAAAATAGGAGATAATATTGCCCATTTAGCCGAAGCACTACCAATAAATAAATTTATAAATCCTACTAAAAATATAAACATTACCATTAAGGGTATTCCTGATAATGAAGTTTGACTAAGTCTTTCAGCTCCCTTTATAGCTAAAACAATCCCTAAATTACTTTTTCCAAAAAGATTAAGAAATTGTGCCGCTACAAAAACTATGAAAATATATCCACCCATTTCTCCTAAGCTTTGTCCTACCATCTTAACGATATCTTTATCATTTTTTATTTTATTTGTTATTTTTCCAAATACCATTCCTGGAATCATAAAAGCAAGCATCATAATTATAATTAATCCACCCATAAACGGGGACTTAACAGATACTAATGAGCCTGAAGCATCTCTTAAAAAAGATGTTTTTCCAACAGTTAAAGAAAAGATAAACAAAAAGTAAATTATTAAAGAGTATCCTGCATATTTTAGTCCTTTTTTTTCTAAATTTCCAATTTTACTGTTATCAGCTTTTGTCAAATTTTTATCAAATGGAAATCGTGGTTCTATAAATTTTTTAGTAACAAATGTTATTATAAACATTTGTAAACAAGCATTTAGCATATTAAAAAATATAGTCATTGCTGGACTTCTCATAAAAGATGGATCCAATGTTTGAGCTGCTGGTATGGTAAACGAAGTTATCAAAATATCATTTAAACTTACAAAAAGTCCAGAACAAAATCCTATGGCTGCTCCTGCATATGCTAAAAGTATTCCTATAATTGGATTTTTGTTAAGTTTTAAAAAAATTAACGCTGCTAAAGGAGGAAGTACAACAAAACCTGCATCTCCAATTCCTGTAAAAATTAATCCCATAATAACAACCGCATAATAAACTACTCCTTTTGGAACTCTAACCATAACTGTATTTAATAATGTTTCTAATAAACCACTCTTATCAGCAACACCAATTCCAATCATAGCAACTAAAACAACTCCAAGTGGTGGATAAGTTTGAAATACATTTATCATTTCTACTAAAATTTGCTTTAAATTTGTTTTACTTAGTAAATCATTAACTGTAATAACTTCTTTTGTTATTGGGTGAATAGCTGTAACATTAAATCTATTACAAAAATATGAAACTATTAAAATTAAAACACATAGCATTATAAAAATAGTAACAGAATCAGGAAGTTTATTTCCTACTTTTTCAAATAAGTCTAAAATTTTATTAGCTATTCCTGAAGAATTATTTTTTTTTAAAATAAGAGACTCATCTTCAAATTTACTCATAGATACCTCCTAAACTAATTTTTTATATGTTGATGTGCTTTTTCTAACGAATCAATTATCAAATTATTTTTTATTATTTCCTCAACAGTATCTATATCAGGATACATAACTCTATCTTTATCATAATACTTTACATTTTCTCTGATGATTTTGTAAGCTTCTTGAGTCATTAAACCAAGAGAGTCTTTAGATTTTTTTAGATCAATTGCCTGACAAGCACATAAAATTTCCATAGCTATAACTTTTCTAGCATTTCCTAAAATTTCTCCAGCTTTTCTAGCTGCTATTGTTCCCATAGACACATGATCTTCTTGATTAGCTGAAGATGGAATAGAATCTACAGATGCAGGATGAGCTAAAACTTTATTTTCTGAAACTAAAGACGCTGCACTATATTGAACAATCATAAAACCAGAATTAACTCCACCGTTTTCAACTAAAAATGCAGGTAATCCATTATTTAATTGAGGATTAACAAGTCTTTCAATTCTTCTCTCAGATATATTAGCCATTTCAGAAAGAGCTATTCCTAAAAAATCAAATGGTAATGCCATCGGTTGTCCATGGAAATTTCCACCAGAAATAACTTCATCCTCTTCTACAAATATAATTGGATTATCTGTAACTGCATTCATCTCTATCTCTACTTTTGTTTTGATAAAATTAAATGCATCTTTACTTGCTCCATGGATTTGTGGAATACATCTTAAAGAGTAAGGATCTTGAGTTCTTAATTCTCCTTGTTTTGTTATACATTTACTTCCTTTTAAAATTTTTCTTATATTTTCTGCTGTTGTTATTTGTCCAGCATGAGGTCTTACTTTATGAACCTTCTTATCAAAAGCACAAATTATACCATTCAATGCTTCTATGCTTAGAGCTCCAGCTAAATCAAGATGTTTCATTAAATTTAAAGCATCATAAGTTACATGAGCACCAATAGATGTCATAACCTGTGTTCCATTTATAAGGGCTAATCCTTCTTTTGATGAAAGTGATTCTAATACTTTTATATTGGCTTTCTCCATAGCTTCTTTTCCTGAAAGCAATTCTTCTTTATAGTAAGCTTTTCCTAAACCAAGCATAACTAAAACCATGTGAGATAAAGGAGCTAAATCTCCAGAAGCTCCTAAAGAACCTTTTTCTGGAATATATGGAGTTACATTTTTATTGATCATTTCAACTAAAGTATCTAAAGTTATTTTTCTAACTCCTGAGTGACCTTTACAAAGATTTACAACACGTAATAACATTATCCCACGAACATATTCAATAGATAAAGGATTTCCAACTCCACAAGAATGACTCATTATCAAATTTTTTTGAAGAACTTCGGTTTCATCCTCGGAAATAATTTGATCTGAAAATTTTCCAAAACCAGTTGTAATTCCATAACAAACTTTTTGATCTGCAACATATCTTTCAACTAGTTCCCTAGCTTTTTCAACATCCTTATAAGTTTCTTCTGAAATCATAACTTTATAACCTTTTCTAGTAACATTAATAAAATCTTCCAGTAAAATTTCTTTTTTCTCAATTGTGTAAATATTTTTCATATTTCCTCCTTGTAAAGTAACTTAAATTAATATTTTTATTTATATAAATTTTATTTTTAATTTTTAAAAATAACACTTCTATTTTTAAAGTCTATTTATTAACTCTATAATTTTATTAATCCCTTATATACCTTTTAAAAATTTGAAAGTCAATAATATTTTTAAAAAAAAATAAATAAAATTATTTCTAGACTATGATTTTATTCTCTTAGAGAGAATTGTATTTTTTATAAATAAAATACATTTAATTTTTATATTGTATTTTTTCAAAAAATAAAGGTATTAACAATAGCAGAAAGTAATAAAAAATTTTTATCTAATTATTAAAGTCATTTTAAAAATATAAAATATGGAGGTTTTAAATTATGTTAAATCAAGAGATTTTTAATGCTATGACAATTAAATTAACTGCTAATGATATTCCTATGGAAATACCTAAAATTGATCCAAAAGTTAGAAGAGCTCCAAAAAGGGTAGTACATTTAGAAAAAGATGAAATAGCTTTAGCACTTAAAAATGCCTTAAGATATATTCCTGAAGAATTCCATGAAATGTTAGCTCCAGAATTTTTAGAAGAGTTAAAAACTCACGGTAGAATATACGGATATAGATTTAGACCTACAGGAAATATTCACGGAAAACCAATTTTTGAATATGAAGGAAAATGTACTGATGCAAAGGCAATTCAAGTTATGATAGATAATAATTTAGATTTTGACATAGCTCTTTACCCATATGAACTTGTAACTTATGGTGAAACAGGACAAGTTTGTCAAAACTGGATGCAATATAGATTAATTAAAAAATATCTTGAAAATATAACAATGGATCAAACTTTAGTTGTAGCTTCTGGACATCCAACAGGACTATTTAAATCTCATCCTTCAGCACCAAGAGTTATAATAACTAATGGACTTATGATTGGAGCTTTTGATGATTATGATAACTGGGCAAGAGGTGCAGCTCTTGGAGTAGCTAACTATGGTCAGATGACTGCAGGAGGATGGATGTACATTGGACCGCAAGGAATAGTTCATGGTACATATTCTACAATTTTAAACGCAGGAAGACTTTTCTGTGGCGTTCCTGCTGATGGAGATTTAGCGGGTAAATTATTTGTAACATCAGGACTTGGAGGAATGAGTGGTGCTCAAGGAAAGGCTACTGTTATAGCTAAAGGAGTTTCTATAATTGCAGAAGTTGATTTATCTAGAATTCAAACTAGATTAGAACAAGGTTGGATAAATAAATTTGTTACAACTCCTAAAGAAGCTTTTGATTTAGCTAAAGAAAAAATGGATTCAAAAACTCCATATGCTATTGCTTATTTAGGAAATATAGTAGACTTATTAGAATATGCAGATACAAATAATGTTCATATAGATTTATTATCTGATCAAACATCTTGTCATGCTGTTTATGACGGTGGATATTGTCCTGTTGGAATAACATTTGAAGAGAGAACAAGATTATTAGCAGAGGATAGAGAAACTTTTAGAAAATTGGTAGATGAAACTTTAAGAAGACATTACAATGTAATTAAAAATTTAACTAATAAAGGAGTTTATTTCTTTGATTATGGAAATAGTTTCTTAAAATCTATCTATGATATTGGAATTAAAGAGATATCAAAAAATGGAAGAGATGATAAAGGCGGTTTTATATTTCCATCATATGTTGAGGATATTTTAGGGCCAGAATTATTTGATTATGGTTATGGTCCATTTAGATGGGTTTGTTTGTCAGGAAAAAAAGAGGATCTTTTAAAAACTGATGCAGCAGCTCTTGAATTAGTTGATCCAAATAGAAGATACCAAGATAGAGATAATTATATGTGGATTAAAGATGCAGATGAAAATGGACTTGTTGTAGGAACACAAGCTAGAATATTTTATCAAGATGCTATGAGCAGAACTCAAATAGCTTTAAAATTTAATGATATGGTTAGAAAAGGTGAAATAGGACCAGTTATGTTAGGACGTGACCATCATGATGTTTCAGGAACAGATTCACCATTTAGAGAAACATCAAATATAAAAGATGGAAGTAATATAATGGCTGATATGGCAACGCAATGTTTTGCAGGAAATGCTGCTAGAGGAATGACTATGATAGCTCTACATAATGGTGGAGGAGTAGGAATTGGGAAATCTATAAATGGTGGATTTGGAATGGTTTTAGATGGAAGTAAAAGAGTAGATGATATTTTAGCTCAAGCAATGCCATGGGATGTTATGGGAGGAGTAGCAAGAAGAGCATGGGCAAGAAATCCGCACTCAATTGAAACTGTTATGGAATTTAATAAAAATAATGAAGGAACAGATCATATAACTTTACCATATATTGTAGATGAAAATTTAATAGAAAAATTAGTAAAATAAAATTTAATAGATAAAGGAGTTAAATATGGTAAGTGATTTGCTAATTTATAATATAGGAACTTTAATAACTTCTAAAGAGATAGAATTATCTAATAAAAACCTTATGGAAAATATTGAAATATTAACAGATGCATATGTGGCTATAAAAAACGGAACTATTCTTCTTTTAGGTGAAGGGCCCTATGATAAAAATATTATAGATAATAAAACAATTTTAATCGATGCAGAAAAATCTGTAGTCACTCCAGGTTTAATAGATTCGCATACCCATTTGGTTCATGGTGGTTCTAGAGAAAATGAAATGTTTTTAAAAGCTAAAGGTGCAACTTACATGGATATTTTAAATGCTGGTGGTGGAATCTTAAGCACTGTAAAGGCTACAAAAGAAGCTACAAAAGAGGAATTAGTTGAAAAAGCTAAAATTAGTTTAAAAAAAATGTTAGCCTTTGGTGTTACTACAATTGAAAGTAAAAGTGGGTACGGTTTAGATTTAGAAACAGAGATTAAACAGTTGGAAGTTAACAAAATTTTGGCTAATGAACAACCTATTGATATTGTTTCAACCTTTATGGGAGCTCATGCTATTCCAAAAGAATATAAAGGAAAGGAAGAAGACTTTATCAAAAAAGTTATTAAAATGCTTCCTATAATAAAAGATAAAAATTTAGCGGAATTTTGTGATATATTTTGTGAGCATGGAATTTTTTCTATAGAACAAAGTAGAAAAATTTTAAAAGAAGCAAAAAAATTTGGATTTAAATTAAAAATCCATGCTGATGAAATTGAAAGTATTGGAGGAGCTGAATTAGCAGGAGAGTTAGAAACTACATCTTCTGAGCATTTAATGGCTATTAGTGATGAAGGAATAATTGCTTTAAAAAATAACGGAGTCATTGCTAATATTCTTCCTGGAACATCTTTTTATTTAAAAAAAGAATATGCTCCTGTAAGAAAAATGATCGATTACGGAGTTCAAATAGCTTTATCAACAGATTATAATCCTGGATCCTGTCCTACTGAAAATTTACAACTAATTATGCAAATAGCTGCTTTATACTTAAATATGTCTCCAATAGAAGTTATAAAAGCAGTTACCATAAATGGGGCAAAATCATTAAATAAAGAGAAACAAATAGGTTCTATTGAAATTGGAAAAAAAGCTGATTTAGTTATTTTTAACTCTAAATCTCTGGAGTACATTCTTTATCATTTTGGTATTAATCATACAAAGATGGTTATAAAAAATGGTGATATTGTATATAATAATTAGTGAATCTCACCACCCTAAATAGAGGAAGAGATTTTCTAAAGAGTTACAGAAAATTTTAGTTAAACCTTAAAAAAAACACGATTTTTAACTAATCGTGTTTTTTTATATTTAAATTTTTAATTTTTTAAAAGATTTTTTATATCTCCAGCAATAAATTGAGCTTTTGCTCCAAATATAACTTGAACTCCATATTTTCCTACTTTTATAGTTCCACTTGAACCTAACTTTTTAAAACCTGCTTCATCTACTAATGAGGTATCTTTTACCTCTACTCTTAATCTTGTTATACAATAATCAATAGAGGTAATATTTTCATTTCCACCTAAATAATTTATAGCCATTGCAGCAATCTCTTTATCTGTAAAATTATCATTTTGGTTTTCTGAGTCGTTTATAACTTCTCTACCAGGTGTTTTTAAGTCAAACTTTCTTATTAGAAATCTAAATCCAAAATAATAACACATAGCCATAACAGTTCCAAAAACAAGAACCATTATATAATTTGTTTCATATCCTGAAAATGATGGCAATATTCCAAATGATAAGAAATCAATAAATCCTGCAGAGAATGACTTTGCTATATGCACATTTAATAAATACATCATCATATAAGATATTCCCGCAAAAATAGCATTAAAAAGATAAAGTACCGGTGCTACAAATATAAATGTAAATTCAATTGGTTCTGTTATTCCAGTTAAAAAACAAGTAAATGCTGCTGATAATAATATCCCTGCAACTAATTTTTTATTCTTAGGAAGAGCTTCATGATACATCGCTAAACCTGCAGCTGGTAAAGCCATTAACATTAATGGATACTCTCCTTGTAAAAATTTTCCTGCATTTTTATAACTTTCTGATGAAAAACTTTTTATTCCTTCCTCAAACATTTTAAACCAAATAGCTTGATCTCCATTAATAATATTTCCAGACTGTGTGGTATATTCACCAAAGTTGAACCAATAAGGAGAATAAAAATATGATGTAATCCAGTAGGAATTAGTGCTCT
This DNA window, taken from Cetobacterium sp. NK01, encodes the following:
- a CDS encoding M20 metallopeptidase family protein, whose protein sequence is MIHKIDALAKKNLEKIRAIRRELHQYPELGFQEFKTAQLIKRELDILGIPYKSEIAKTGVVALIKGGKPGKTVLLRADMDALPINEETECEYKSLVPGVMHACGHDGHVAGLLGAAMILNELKENISGNIKLVFQPAEEGPGGAKPMIDEGILEDPKVDAAYACHLWPNYLAGKILFKDGNLMAHPTGFDIEINGVGGHGSTPEKTVDPIIIGCQAIINFQNIISRNISAMQPAVLSCCSIKAGEAGNVIPDKLTIKGTIRTFDENLTTDILNKMDSILEGLCNAYGASYNFIIERMYPTLKNDSNLFTSTKLSLANVVGEDNVILMTEPLMGSEDFSYISNRVPSNFFFIGTKENQEDIETLLHHPRLKWDDKHLEISSKALAQVAYDYLEKFK
- a CDS encoding AbgT family transporter, whose amino-acid sequence is MSKFEDESLILKKNNSSGIANKILDLFEKVGNKLPDSVTIFIMLCVLILIVSYFCNRFNVTAIHPITKEVITVNDLLSKTNLKQILVEMINVFQTYPPLGVVLVAMIGIGVADKSGLLETLLNTVMVRVPKGVVYYAVVIMGLIFTGIGDAGFVVLPPLAALIFLKLNKNPIIGILLAYAGAAIGFCSGLFVSLNDILITSFTIPAAQTLDPSFMRSPAMTIFFNMLNACLQMFIITFVTKKFIEPRFPFDKNLTKADNSKIGNLEKKGLKYAGYSLIIYFLFIFSLTVGKTSFLRDASGSLVSVKSPFMGGLIIIMMLAFMIPGMVFGKITNKIKNDKDIVKMVGQSLGEMGGYIFIVFVAAQFLNLFGKSNLGIVLAIKGAERLSQTSLSGIPLMVMFIFLVGFINLFIGSASAKWAILSPIFIPMFMLLDYDPSLTQIAYRIGDSSTNMISPLFPYLPLILAVCKKYDKNFGIGTLVANMIPYAITTLLASISLLVTFIMFELSLGI
- the hutH gene encoding histidine ammonia-lyase — protein: MKNIYTIEKKEILLEDFINVTRKGYKVMISEETYKDVEKARELVERYVADQKVCYGITTGFGKFSDQIISEDETEVLQKNLIMSHSCGVGNPLSIEYVRGIMLLRVVNLCKGHSGVRKITLDTLVEMINKNVTPYIPEKGSLGASGDLAPLSHMVLVMLGLGKAYYKEELLSGKEAMEKANIKVLESLSSKEGLALINGTQVMTSIGAHVTYDALNLMKHLDLAGALSIEALNGIICAFDKKVHKVRPHAGQITTAENIRKILKGSKCITKQGELRTQDPYSLRCIPQIHGASKDAFNFIKTKVEIEMNAVTDNPIIFVEEDEVISGGNFHGQPMALPFDFLGIALSEMANISERRIERLVNPQLNNGLPAFLVENGGVNSGFMIVQYSAASLVSENKVLAHPASVDSIPSSANQEDHVSMGTIAARKAGEILGNARKVIAMEILCACQAIDLKKSKDSLGLMTQEAYKIIRENVKYYDKDRVMYPDIDTVEEIIKNNLIIDSLEKAHQHIKN
- a CDS encoding urocanate hydratase, with product MLNQEIFNAMTIKLTANDIPMEIPKIDPKVRRAPKRVVHLEKDEIALALKNALRYIPEEFHEMLAPEFLEELKTHGRIYGYRFRPTGNIHGKPIFEYEGKCTDAKAIQVMIDNNLDFDIALYPYELVTYGETGQVCQNWMQYRLIKKYLENITMDQTLVVASGHPTGLFKSHPSAPRVIITNGLMIGAFDDYDNWARGAALGVANYGQMTAGGWMYIGPQGIVHGTYSTILNAGRLFCGVPADGDLAGKLFVTSGLGGMSGAQGKATVIAKGVSIIAEVDLSRIQTRLEQGWINKFVTTPKEAFDLAKEKMDSKTPYAIAYLGNIVDLLEYADTNNVHIDLLSDQTSCHAVYDGGYCPVGITFEERTRLLAEDRETFRKLVDETLRRHYNVIKNLTNKGVYFFDYGNSFLKSIYDIGIKEISKNGRDDKGGFIFPSYVEDILGPELFDYGYGPFRWVCLSGKKEDLLKTDAAALELVDPNRRYQDRDNYMWIKDADENGLVVGTQARIFYQDAMSRTQIALKFNDMVRKGEIGPVMLGRDHHDVSGTDSPFRETSNIKDGSNIMADMATQCFAGNAARGMTMIALHNGGGVGIGKSINGGFGMVLDGSKRVDDILAQAMPWDVMGGVARRAWARNPHSIETVMEFNKNNEGTDHITLPYIVDENLIEKLVK
- the hutI gene encoding imidazolonepropionase, with product MVSDLLIYNIGTLITSKEIELSNKNLMENIEILTDAYVAIKNGTILLLGEGPYDKNIIDNKTILIDAEKSVVTPGLIDSHTHLVHGGSRENEMFLKAKGATYMDILNAGGGILSTVKATKEATKEELVEKAKISLKKMLAFGVTTIESKSGYGLDLETEIKQLEVNKILANEQPIDIVSTFMGAHAIPKEYKGKEEDFIKKVIKMLPIIKDKNLAEFCDIFCEHGIFSIEQSRKILKEAKKFGFKLKIHADEIESIGGAELAGELETTSSEHLMAISDEGIIALKNNGVIANILPGTSFYLKKEYAPVRKMIDYGVQIALSTDYNPGSCPTENLQLIMQIAALYLNMSPIEVIKAVTINGAKSLNKEKQIGSIEIGKKADLVIFNSKSLEYILYHFGINHTKMVIKNGDIVYNN
- a CDS encoding glucose PTS transporter subunit EIIB, translated to MMMYLLNVHIAKSFSAGFIDFLSFGILPSFSGYETNYIMVLVFGTVMAMCYYFGFRFLIRKFDLKTPGREVINDSENQNDNFTDKEIAAMAINYLGGNENITSIDYCITRLRVEVKDTSLVDEAGFKKLGSSGTIKVGKYGVQVIFGAKAQFIAGDIKNLLKN